Proteins encoded within one genomic window of Chrysemys picta bellii isolate R12L10 chromosome 6, ASM1138683v2, whole genome shotgun sequence:
- the SETD9 gene encoding SET domain-containing protein 9 isoform X11: MLRALLRRWASYRYRFVPWIALHLRHKRRTIRYVPEKSKDKIISDEDVLETLLKIFKALFINNFSRQMDFLALLPEVKSEYLKLLTIQYKRSKTTGYNHQSQNIFNPEEVLFNTLGFSITRDRSSLISAGTGVFVTKGFVPKGAVVSMYPGTVYQKYEPIFFQSIGNPFIFRCIDGVLIDGNDKGISKAVYRSCSKRDQLGPFQMSDITWLTPAVQNPLAIGQYVNNCSHNKAANVCYQEFDVPEYFPIELKQYFPNITYSHDMPIPLRCVVLVALREIKQGEELFSNYYTIVN, encoded by the exons ATGCTGCGAGCCCTGCTGCGGCGCTGGGCGTCCTACAGGTACCGCTTCGTGCCCTGGATCGCGCTGCACCTCCGCCACAAGCGCAG GACCATCCGATACGTACCAGAAAAGTCCAAAGACAAAATTATCTCTGATGAAGATGTCCTTGAAACACTGCTGAAAATCTTTAAAGCTCTGTTCATAAATAACTTTAGTAGACAAATGGACTTCCTTGCCTTACTTCCAGAAGTTAAATCCGAATATCTGAAATTACTGACTATTCAGTATAAGAGATCAAAAACAACTGGTTACAACCATCAAAGTCAAAATATCTTTAATCCAGAAGAAGTTCTGTTTAATACATTAGGGTTCAGTATTACTCGAGATCGGAGTTCACTGATTTCTGCTGGAACAGGAGTCTTTGTTACCAAAGGTTTTGTGCCAAAAGGGGCCGTTGTATCTATGTATCCTG GTACAGTATATCAAAAGTATGAGCCCATCTTTTTCCAGTCCATTGGCAATCCATTTATTTTTAGATGCATAGATGGTGTACTTATTGATGGGAATGATAAAGGAATATCAAAAGCGGTGTACAG ATCATGCAGCAAGAGGGATCAACTTGGTCCTTTTCAAATGAGTGACATCACTTGGCTCACACCTGCTGTGCAAAATCCACTGGCAATAGGGCAGTATGTTAACAACTGTTCACACA aCAAGGCAGCCAACGTCTGTTATCAGGAGTTTGATGTGCCTGAATATTTTCCAATAGAACTGAAACAGTATTTTCCGAACATCACCTACAGCCATGACATGCCTAT CCCCTTGAGGTGTGTGGTTCTTGTCGCTCTCAGGGAGATTAAGCAAGGAGAAGAGCTTTTTTCTAATTACTACACCATTGTCAACTGA
- the SETD9 gene encoding SET domain-containing protein 9 isoform X13, whose amino-acid sequence MLRALLRRWASYRYRFVPWIALHLRHKRRTIRYVPEKSKDKIISDEDVLETLLKIFKALFINNFSRQMDFLALLPEVKSEYLKLLTIQYKRSKTTGYNHQSQNIFNPEEVLFNTLGFSITRDRSSLISAGTGVFVTKGFVPKGAVVSMYPGTVYQKYEPIFFQSIGNPFIFRCIDGVLIDGNDKGISKAVYRSCSKRDQLGPFQMSDITWLTPAVQNPLAIGQYVNNCSHNKAANVCYQEFDVPEYFPIELKQYFPNITYSHDMPIAICVKWSPNC is encoded by the exons ATGCTGCGAGCCCTGCTGCGGCGCTGGGCGTCCTACAGGTACCGCTTCGTGCCCTGGATCGCGCTGCACCTCCGCCACAAGCGCAG GACCATCCGATACGTACCAGAAAAGTCCAAAGACAAAATTATCTCTGATGAAGATGTCCTTGAAACACTGCTGAAAATCTTTAAAGCTCTGTTCATAAATAACTTTAGTAGACAAATGGACTTCCTTGCCTTACTTCCAGAAGTTAAATCCGAATATCTGAAATTACTGACTATTCAGTATAAGAGATCAAAAACAACTGGTTACAACCATCAAAGTCAAAATATCTTTAATCCAGAAGAAGTTCTGTTTAATACATTAGGGTTCAGTATTACTCGAGATCGGAGTTCACTGATTTCTGCTGGAACAGGAGTCTTTGTTACCAAAGGTTTTGTGCCAAAAGGGGCCGTTGTATCTATGTATCCTG GTACAGTATATCAAAAGTATGAGCCCATCTTTTTCCAGTCCATTGGCAATCCATTTATTTTTAGATGCATAGATGGTGTACTTATTGATGGGAATGATAAAGGAATATCAAAAGCGGTGTACAG ATCATGCAGCAAGAGGGATCAACTTGGTCCTTTTCAAATGAGTGACATCACTTGGCTCACACCTGCTGTGCAAAATCCACTGGCAATAGGGCAGTATGTTAACAACTGTTCACACA aCAAGGCAGCCAACGTCTGTTATCAGGAGTTTGATGTGCCTGAATATTTTCCAATAGAACTGAAACAGTATTTTCCGAACATCACCTACAGCCATGACATGCCTAT tgcGATCTGTgtgaaatggagcccgaactgctga
- the SETD9 gene encoding SET domain-containing protein 9 isoform X7, with translation MLRALLRRWASYRYRFVPWIALHLRHKRRTIRYVPEKSKDKIISDEDVLETLLKIFKALFINNFSRQMDFLALLPEVKSEYLKLLTIQYKRSKTTGYNHQSQNIFNPEEVLFNTLGFSITRDRSSLISAGTGVFVTKGFVPKGAVVSMYPGTVYQKYEPIFFQSIGNPFIFRCIDGVLIDGNDKGISKAVYRSCSKRDQLGPFQMSDITWLTPAVQNPLAIGQYVNNCSHNKAANVCYQEFDVPEYFPIELKQYFPNITYSHDMPMMLFGHIKYAAIILVLTVVSYNTSLPLNSFITAFPFLGVSCLVSDRCKHN, from the exons ATGCTGCGAGCCCTGCTGCGGCGCTGGGCGTCCTACAGGTACCGCTTCGTGCCCTGGATCGCGCTGCACCTCCGCCACAAGCGCAG GACCATCCGATACGTACCAGAAAAGTCCAAAGACAAAATTATCTCTGATGAAGATGTCCTTGAAACACTGCTGAAAATCTTTAAAGCTCTGTTCATAAATAACTTTAGTAGACAAATGGACTTCCTTGCCTTACTTCCAGAAGTTAAATCCGAATATCTGAAATTACTGACTATTCAGTATAAGAGATCAAAAACAACTGGTTACAACCATCAAAGTCAAAATATCTTTAATCCAGAAGAAGTTCTGTTTAATACATTAGGGTTCAGTATTACTCGAGATCGGAGTTCACTGATTTCTGCTGGAACAGGAGTCTTTGTTACCAAAGGTTTTGTGCCAAAAGGGGCCGTTGTATCTATGTATCCTG GTACAGTATATCAAAAGTATGAGCCCATCTTTTTCCAGTCCATTGGCAATCCATTTATTTTTAGATGCATAGATGGTGTACTTATTGATGGGAATGATAAAGGAATATCAAAAGCGGTGTACAG ATCATGCAGCAAGAGGGATCAACTTGGTCCTTTTCAAATGAGTGACATCACTTGGCTCACACCTGCTGTGCAAAATCCACTGGCAATAGGGCAGTATGTTAACAACTGTTCACACA aCAAGGCAGCCAACGTCTGTTATCAGGAGTTTGATGTGCCTGAATATTTTCCAATAGAACTGAAACAGTATTTTCCGAACATCACCTACAGCCATGACATGCCTAT GATGCTTTTTGGACACATCAAATATGCAGCTATAATTTTAGTTTTGACCGTTGTTTCTTATAACACTTCACTTCCTCTTAATTCCTTTATTACTGCCTTTCCATTTCTAGGTGTATCCTGCTTGGTTTCTGATCGCTGTAAGCATAATTAA
- the SETD9 gene encoding SET domain-containing protein 9 isoform X8, with protein MLRALLRRWASYRTIRYVPEKSKDKIISDEDVLETLLKIFKALFINNFSRQMDFLALLPEVKSEYLKLLTIQYKRSKTTGYNHQSQNIFNPEEVLFNTLGFSITRDRSSLISAGTGVFVTKGFVPKGAVVSMYPGTVYQKYEPIFFQSIGNPFIFRCIDGVLIDGNDKGISKAVYRSCSKRDQLGPFQMSDITWLTPAVQNPLAIGQYVNNCSHSKLEDKAANVCYQEFDVPEYFPIELKQYFPNITYSHDMPMMLFGHIKYAAIILVLTVVSYNTSLPLNSFITAFPFLGVSCLVSDRCKHN; from the exons ATGCTGCGAGCCCTGCTGCGGCGCTGGGCGTCCTACAG GACCATCCGATACGTACCAGAAAAGTCCAAAGACAAAATTATCTCTGATGAAGATGTCCTTGAAACACTGCTGAAAATCTTTAAAGCTCTGTTCATAAATAACTTTAGTAGACAAATGGACTTCCTTGCCTTACTTCCAGAAGTTAAATCCGAATATCTGAAATTACTGACTATTCAGTATAAGAGATCAAAAACAACTGGTTACAACCATCAAAGTCAAAATATCTTTAATCCAGAAGAAGTTCTGTTTAATACATTAGGGTTCAGTATTACTCGAGATCGGAGTTCACTGATTTCTGCTGGAACAGGAGTCTTTGTTACCAAAGGTTTTGTGCCAAAAGGGGCCGTTGTATCTATGTATCCTG GTACAGTATATCAAAAGTATGAGCCCATCTTTTTCCAGTCCATTGGCAATCCATTTATTTTTAGATGCATAGATGGTGTACTTATTGATGGGAATGATAAAGGAATATCAAAAGCGGTGTACAG ATCATGCAGCAAGAGGGATCAACTTGGTCCTTTTCAAATGAGTGACATCACTTGGCTCACACCTGCTGTGCAAAATCCACTGGCAATAGGGCAGTATGTTAACAACTGTTCACACAGTAAGTTGGAAG aCAAGGCAGCCAACGTCTGTTATCAGGAGTTTGATGTGCCTGAATATTTTCCAATAGAACTGAAACAGTATTTTCCGAACATCACCTACAGCCATGACATGCCTAT GATGCTTTTTGGACACATCAAATATGCAGCTATAATTTTAGTTTTGACCGTTGTTTCTTATAACACTTCACTTCCTCTTAATTCCTTTATTACTGCCTTTCCATTTCTAGGTGTATCCTGCTTGGTTTCTGATCGCTGTAAGCATAATTAA
- the SETD9 gene encoding SET domain-containing protein 9 isoform X9, whose protein sequence is METNRPRLQSARPKRSGSARGPLILSAAADRHLIPSDPIPSPGCVAVNAGIGFSLASPKSTSYKCGSAVSLCLRTIRYVPEKSKDKIISDEDVLETLLKIFKALFINNFSRQMDFLALLPEVKSEYLKLLTIQYKRSKTTGYNHQSQNIFNPEEVLFNTLGFSITRDRSSLISAGTGVFVTKGFVPKGAVVSMYPGTVYQKYEPIFFQSIGNPFIFRCIDGVLIDGNDKGISKAVYRSCSKRDQLGPFQMSDITWLTPAVQNPLAIGQYVNNCSHSKLEDKAANVCYQEFDVPEYFPIELKQYFPNITYSHDMPMMLFGHIKYAAIILVLTVVSYNTSLPLNSFITAFPFLGVSCLVSDRCKHN, encoded by the exons ATGGAAACAAACCGGCCCCGGCTGCAGAGCGCGAGACCCAAACGCAGCGGTTCTGCTAGAGGGCCCTTAATCCTCTCGGCTGCTGCTGACCGCCACCTGATCCCATC agatcccaTTCCCAGCCCGGGCTGTGTGGCAGTAAACGCGGGGATCGGCTTCTCTCTTGCCTCCCCCAAATCGACATCATACAAGTGCGGCTCGGCAGTGAGTTTATGCCTCAG GACCATCCGATACGTACCAGAAAAGTCCAAAGACAAAATTATCTCTGATGAAGATGTCCTTGAAACACTGCTGAAAATCTTTAAAGCTCTGTTCATAAATAACTTTAGTAGACAAATGGACTTCCTTGCCTTACTTCCAGAAGTTAAATCCGAATATCTGAAATTACTGACTATTCAGTATAAGAGATCAAAAACAACTGGTTACAACCATCAAAGTCAAAATATCTTTAATCCAGAAGAAGTTCTGTTTAATACATTAGGGTTCAGTATTACTCGAGATCGGAGTTCACTGATTTCTGCTGGAACAGGAGTCTTTGTTACCAAAGGTTTTGTGCCAAAAGGGGCCGTTGTATCTATGTATCCTG GTACAGTATATCAAAAGTATGAGCCCATCTTTTTCCAGTCCATTGGCAATCCATTTATTTTTAGATGCATAGATGGTGTACTTATTGATGGGAATGATAAAGGAATATCAAAAGCGGTGTACAG ATCATGCAGCAAGAGGGATCAACTTGGTCCTTTTCAAATGAGTGACATCACTTGGCTCACACCTGCTGTGCAAAATCCACTGGCAATAGGGCAGTATGTTAACAACTGTTCACACAGTAAGTTGGAAG aCAAGGCAGCCAACGTCTGTTATCAGGAGTTTGATGTGCCTGAATATTTTCCAATAGAACTGAAACAGTATTTTCCGAACATCACCTACAGCCATGACATGCCTAT GATGCTTTTTGGACACATCAAATATGCAGCTATAATTTTAGTTTTGACCGTTGTTTCTTATAACACTTCACTTCCTCTTAATTCCTTTATTACTGCCTTTCCATTTCTAGGTGTATCCTGCTTGGTTTCTGATCGCTGTAAGCATAATTAA
- the SETD9 gene encoding SET domain-containing protein 9 isoform X3 encodes METNRPRLQSARPKRSGSARGPLILSAAADRHLIPSDPIPSPGCVAVNAGIGFSLASPKSTSYKCGSAVSLCLRTIRYVPEKSKDKIISDEDVLETLLKIFKALFINNFSRQMDFLALLPEVKSEYLKLLTIQYKRSKTTGYNHQSQNIFNPEEVLFNTLGFSITRDRSSLISAGTGVFVTKGFVPKGAVVSMYPGTVYQKYEPIFFQSIGNPFIFRCIDGVLIDGNDKGISKAVYRSCSKRDQLGPFQMSDITWLTPAVQNPLAIGQYVNNCSHNKAANVCYQEFDVPEYFPIELKQYFPNITYSHDMPIPLRCVVLVALREIKQGEELFSNYYTIVN; translated from the exons ATGGAAACAAACCGGCCCCGGCTGCAGAGCGCGAGACCCAAACGCAGCGGTTCTGCTAGAGGGCCCTTAATCCTCTCGGCTGCTGCTGACCGCCACCTGATCCCATC agatcccaTTCCCAGCCCGGGCTGTGTGGCAGTAAACGCGGGGATCGGCTTCTCTCTTGCCTCCCCCAAATCGACATCATACAAGTGCGGCTCGGCAGTGAGTTTATGCCTCAG GACCATCCGATACGTACCAGAAAAGTCCAAAGACAAAATTATCTCTGATGAAGATGTCCTTGAAACACTGCTGAAAATCTTTAAAGCTCTGTTCATAAATAACTTTAGTAGACAAATGGACTTCCTTGCCTTACTTCCAGAAGTTAAATCCGAATATCTGAAATTACTGACTATTCAGTATAAGAGATCAAAAACAACTGGTTACAACCATCAAAGTCAAAATATCTTTAATCCAGAAGAAGTTCTGTTTAATACATTAGGGTTCAGTATTACTCGAGATCGGAGTTCACTGATTTCTGCTGGAACAGGAGTCTTTGTTACCAAAGGTTTTGTGCCAAAAGGGGCCGTTGTATCTATGTATCCTG GTACAGTATATCAAAAGTATGAGCCCATCTTTTTCCAGTCCATTGGCAATCCATTTATTTTTAGATGCATAGATGGTGTACTTATTGATGGGAATGATAAAGGAATATCAAAAGCGGTGTACAG ATCATGCAGCAAGAGGGATCAACTTGGTCCTTTTCAAATGAGTGACATCACTTGGCTCACACCTGCTGTGCAAAATCCACTGGCAATAGGGCAGTATGTTAACAACTGTTCACACA aCAAGGCAGCCAACGTCTGTTATCAGGAGTTTGATGTGCCTGAATATTTTCCAATAGAACTGAAACAGTATTTTCCGAACATCACCTACAGCCATGACATGCCTAT CCCCTTGAGGTGTGTGGTTCTTGTCGCTCTCAGGGAGATTAAGCAAGGAGAAGAGCTTTTTTCTAATTACTACACCATTGTCAACTGA
- the SETD9 gene encoding SET domain-containing protein 9 isoform X6 has product MLRALLRRWASYRYRFVPWIALHLRHKRRTIRYVPEKSKDKIISDEDVLETLLKIFKALFINNFSRQMDFLALLPEVKSEYLKLLTIQYKRSKTTGYNHQSQNIFNPEEVLFNTLGFSITRDRSSLISAGTGVFVTKGFVPKGAVVSMYPGTVYQKYEPIFFQSIGNPFIFRCIDGVLIDGNDKGISKAVYRSCSKRDQLGPFQMSDITWLTPAVQNPLAIGQYVNNCSHSKLEDKAANVCYQEFDVPEYFPIELKQYFPNITYSHDMPMMLFGHIKYAAIILVLTVVSYNTSLPLNSFITAFPFLGVSCLVSDRCKHN; this is encoded by the exons ATGCTGCGAGCCCTGCTGCGGCGCTGGGCGTCCTACAGGTACCGCTTCGTGCCCTGGATCGCGCTGCACCTCCGCCACAAGCGCAG GACCATCCGATACGTACCAGAAAAGTCCAAAGACAAAATTATCTCTGATGAAGATGTCCTTGAAACACTGCTGAAAATCTTTAAAGCTCTGTTCATAAATAACTTTAGTAGACAAATGGACTTCCTTGCCTTACTTCCAGAAGTTAAATCCGAATATCTGAAATTACTGACTATTCAGTATAAGAGATCAAAAACAACTGGTTACAACCATCAAAGTCAAAATATCTTTAATCCAGAAGAAGTTCTGTTTAATACATTAGGGTTCAGTATTACTCGAGATCGGAGTTCACTGATTTCTGCTGGAACAGGAGTCTTTGTTACCAAAGGTTTTGTGCCAAAAGGGGCCGTTGTATCTATGTATCCTG GTACAGTATATCAAAAGTATGAGCCCATCTTTTTCCAGTCCATTGGCAATCCATTTATTTTTAGATGCATAGATGGTGTACTTATTGATGGGAATGATAAAGGAATATCAAAAGCGGTGTACAG ATCATGCAGCAAGAGGGATCAACTTGGTCCTTTTCAAATGAGTGACATCACTTGGCTCACACCTGCTGTGCAAAATCCACTGGCAATAGGGCAGTATGTTAACAACTGTTCACACAGTAAGTTGGAAG aCAAGGCAGCCAACGTCTGTTATCAGGAGTTTGATGTGCCTGAATATTTTCCAATAGAACTGAAACAGTATTTTCCGAACATCACCTACAGCCATGACATGCCTAT GATGCTTTTTGGACACATCAAATATGCAGCTATAATTTTAGTTTTGACCGTTGTTTCTTATAACACTTCACTTCCTCTTAATTCCTTTATTACTGCCTTTCCATTTCTAGGTGTATCCTGCTTGGTTTCTGATCGCTGTAAGCATAATTAA
- the SETD9 gene encoding SET domain-containing protein 9 isoform X10 — protein MLRALLRRWASYRYRFVPWIALHLRHKRRTIRYVPEKSKDKIISDEDVLETLLKIFKALFINNFSRQMDFLALLPEVKSEYLKLLTIQYKRSKTTGYNHQSQNIFNPEEVLFNTLGFSITRDRSSLISAGTGVFVTKGFVPKGAVVSMYPGTVYQKYEPIFFQSIGNPFIFRCIDGVLIDGNDKGISKAVYRSCSKRDQLGPFQMSDITWLTPAVQNPLAIGQYVNNCSHSKLEDKAANVCYQEFDVPEYFPIELKQYFPNITYSHDMPIPLRCVVLVALREIKQGEELFSNYYTIVN, from the exons ATGCTGCGAGCCCTGCTGCGGCGCTGGGCGTCCTACAGGTACCGCTTCGTGCCCTGGATCGCGCTGCACCTCCGCCACAAGCGCAG GACCATCCGATACGTACCAGAAAAGTCCAAAGACAAAATTATCTCTGATGAAGATGTCCTTGAAACACTGCTGAAAATCTTTAAAGCTCTGTTCATAAATAACTTTAGTAGACAAATGGACTTCCTTGCCTTACTTCCAGAAGTTAAATCCGAATATCTGAAATTACTGACTATTCAGTATAAGAGATCAAAAACAACTGGTTACAACCATCAAAGTCAAAATATCTTTAATCCAGAAGAAGTTCTGTTTAATACATTAGGGTTCAGTATTACTCGAGATCGGAGTTCACTGATTTCTGCTGGAACAGGAGTCTTTGTTACCAAAGGTTTTGTGCCAAAAGGGGCCGTTGTATCTATGTATCCTG GTACAGTATATCAAAAGTATGAGCCCATCTTTTTCCAGTCCATTGGCAATCCATTTATTTTTAGATGCATAGATGGTGTACTTATTGATGGGAATGATAAAGGAATATCAAAAGCGGTGTACAG ATCATGCAGCAAGAGGGATCAACTTGGTCCTTTTCAAATGAGTGACATCACTTGGCTCACACCTGCTGTGCAAAATCCACTGGCAATAGGGCAGTATGTTAACAACTGTTCACACAGTAAGTTGGAAG aCAAGGCAGCCAACGTCTGTTATCAGGAGTTTGATGTGCCTGAATATTTTCCAATAGAACTGAAACAGTATTTTCCGAACATCACCTACAGCCATGACATGCCTAT CCCCTTGAGGTGTGTGGTTCTTGTCGCTCTCAGGGAGATTAAGCAAGGAGAAGAGCTTTTTTCTAATTACTACACCATTGTCAACTGA
- the SETD9 gene encoding SET domain-containing protein 9 isoform X1, which produces METNRPRLQSARPKRSGSARGPLILSAAADRHLIPSDPIPSPGCVAVNAGIGFSLASPKSTSYKCGSAVSLCLRTIRYVPEKSKDKIISDEDVLETLLKIFKALFINNFSRQMDFLALLPEVKSEYLKLLTIQYKRSKTTGYNHQSQNIFNPEEVLFNTLGFSITRDRSSLISAGTGVFVTKGFVPKGAVVSMYPGTVYQKYEPIFFQSIGNPFIFRCIDGVLIDGNDKGISKAVYRSCSKRDQLGPFQMSDITWLTPAVQNPLAIGQYVNNCSHNKAANVCYQEFDVPEYFPIELKQYFPNITYSHDMPMMLFGHIKYAAIILVLTVVSYNTSLPLNSFITAFPFLGVSCLVSDRCKHN; this is translated from the exons ATGGAAACAAACCGGCCCCGGCTGCAGAGCGCGAGACCCAAACGCAGCGGTTCTGCTAGAGGGCCCTTAATCCTCTCGGCTGCTGCTGACCGCCACCTGATCCCATC agatcccaTTCCCAGCCCGGGCTGTGTGGCAGTAAACGCGGGGATCGGCTTCTCTCTTGCCTCCCCCAAATCGACATCATACAAGTGCGGCTCGGCAGTGAGTTTATGCCTCAG GACCATCCGATACGTACCAGAAAAGTCCAAAGACAAAATTATCTCTGATGAAGATGTCCTTGAAACACTGCTGAAAATCTTTAAAGCTCTGTTCATAAATAACTTTAGTAGACAAATGGACTTCCTTGCCTTACTTCCAGAAGTTAAATCCGAATATCTGAAATTACTGACTATTCAGTATAAGAGATCAAAAACAACTGGTTACAACCATCAAAGTCAAAATATCTTTAATCCAGAAGAAGTTCTGTTTAATACATTAGGGTTCAGTATTACTCGAGATCGGAGTTCACTGATTTCTGCTGGAACAGGAGTCTTTGTTACCAAAGGTTTTGTGCCAAAAGGGGCCGTTGTATCTATGTATCCTG GTACAGTATATCAAAAGTATGAGCCCATCTTTTTCCAGTCCATTGGCAATCCATTTATTTTTAGATGCATAGATGGTGTACTTATTGATGGGAATGATAAAGGAATATCAAAAGCGGTGTACAG ATCATGCAGCAAGAGGGATCAACTTGGTCCTTTTCAAATGAGTGACATCACTTGGCTCACACCTGCTGTGCAAAATCCACTGGCAATAGGGCAGTATGTTAACAACTGTTCACACA aCAAGGCAGCCAACGTCTGTTATCAGGAGTTTGATGTGCCTGAATATTTTCCAATAGAACTGAAACAGTATTTTCCGAACATCACCTACAGCCATGACATGCCTAT GATGCTTTTTGGACACATCAAATATGCAGCTATAATTTTAGTTTTGACCGTTGTTTCTTATAACACTTCACTTCCTCTTAATTCCTTTATTACTGCCTTTCCATTTCTAGGTGTATCCTGCTTGGTTTCTGATCGCTGTAAGCATAATTAA
- the SETD9 gene encoding SET domain-containing protein 9 isoform X4, whose protein sequence is METNRPRLQSARPKRSGSARGPLILSAAADRHLIPSDPIPSPGCVAVNAGIGFSLASPKSTSYKCGSAVSLCLRTIRYVPEKSKDKIISDEDVLETLLKIFKALFINNFSRQMDFLALLPEVKSEYLKLLTIQYKRSKTTGYNHQSQNIFNPEEVLFNTLGFSITRDRSSLISAGTGVFVTKGFVPKGAVVSMYPGTVYQKYEPIFFQSIGNPFIFRCIDGVLIDGNDKGISKAVYRSCSKRDQLGPFQMSDITWLTPAVQNPLAIGQYVNNCSHSKLEDKAANVCYQEFDVPEYFPIELKQYFPNITYSHDMPIAICVKWSPNC, encoded by the exons ATGGAAACAAACCGGCCCCGGCTGCAGAGCGCGAGACCCAAACGCAGCGGTTCTGCTAGAGGGCCCTTAATCCTCTCGGCTGCTGCTGACCGCCACCTGATCCCATC agatcccaTTCCCAGCCCGGGCTGTGTGGCAGTAAACGCGGGGATCGGCTTCTCTCTTGCCTCCCCCAAATCGACATCATACAAGTGCGGCTCGGCAGTGAGTTTATGCCTCAG GACCATCCGATACGTACCAGAAAAGTCCAAAGACAAAATTATCTCTGATGAAGATGTCCTTGAAACACTGCTGAAAATCTTTAAAGCTCTGTTCATAAATAACTTTAGTAGACAAATGGACTTCCTTGCCTTACTTCCAGAAGTTAAATCCGAATATCTGAAATTACTGACTATTCAGTATAAGAGATCAAAAACAACTGGTTACAACCATCAAAGTCAAAATATCTTTAATCCAGAAGAAGTTCTGTTTAATACATTAGGGTTCAGTATTACTCGAGATCGGAGTTCACTGATTTCTGCTGGAACAGGAGTCTTTGTTACCAAAGGTTTTGTGCCAAAAGGGGCCGTTGTATCTATGTATCCTG GTACAGTATATCAAAAGTATGAGCCCATCTTTTTCCAGTCCATTGGCAATCCATTTATTTTTAGATGCATAGATGGTGTACTTATTGATGGGAATGATAAAGGAATATCAAAAGCGGTGTACAG ATCATGCAGCAAGAGGGATCAACTTGGTCCTTTTCAAATGAGTGACATCACTTGGCTCACACCTGCTGTGCAAAATCCACTGGCAATAGGGCAGTATGTTAACAACTGTTCACACAGTAAGTTGGAAG aCAAGGCAGCCAACGTCTGTTATCAGGAGTTTGATGTGCCTGAATATTTTCCAATAGAACTGAAACAGTATTTTCCGAACATCACCTACAGCCATGACATGCCTAT tgcGATCTGTgtgaaatggagcccgaactgctga
- the SETD9 gene encoding SET domain-containing protein 9 isoform X12: MLRALLRRWASYRTIRYVPEKSKDKIISDEDVLETLLKIFKALFINNFSRQMDFLALLPEVKSEYLKLLTIQYKRSKTTGYNHQSQNIFNPEEVLFNTLGFSITRDRSSLISAGTGVFVTKGFVPKGAVVSMYPGTVYQKYEPIFFQSIGNPFIFRCIDGVLIDGNDKGISKAVYRSCSKRDQLGPFQMSDITWLTPAVQNPLAIGQYVNNCSHNKAANVCYQEFDVPEYFPIELKQYFPNITYSHDMPIPLRCVVLVALREIKQGEELFSNYYTIVN, from the exons ATGCTGCGAGCCCTGCTGCGGCGCTGGGCGTCCTACAG GACCATCCGATACGTACCAGAAAAGTCCAAAGACAAAATTATCTCTGATGAAGATGTCCTTGAAACACTGCTGAAAATCTTTAAAGCTCTGTTCATAAATAACTTTAGTAGACAAATGGACTTCCTTGCCTTACTTCCAGAAGTTAAATCCGAATATCTGAAATTACTGACTATTCAGTATAAGAGATCAAAAACAACTGGTTACAACCATCAAAGTCAAAATATCTTTAATCCAGAAGAAGTTCTGTTTAATACATTAGGGTTCAGTATTACTCGAGATCGGAGTTCACTGATTTCTGCTGGAACAGGAGTCTTTGTTACCAAAGGTTTTGTGCCAAAAGGGGCCGTTGTATCTATGTATCCTG GTACAGTATATCAAAAGTATGAGCCCATCTTTTTCCAGTCCATTGGCAATCCATTTATTTTTAGATGCATAGATGGTGTACTTATTGATGGGAATGATAAAGGAATATCAAAAGCGGTGTACAG ATCATGCAGCAAGAGGGATCAACTTGGTCCTTTTCAAATGAGTGACATCACTTGGCTCACACCTGCTGTGCAAAATCCACTGGCAATAGGGCAGTATGTTAACAACTGTTCACACA aCAAGGCAGCCAACGTCTGTTATCAGGAGTTTGATGTGCCTGAATATTTTCCAATAGAACTGAAACAGTATTTTCCGAACATCACCTACAGCCATGACATGCCTAT CCCCTTGAGGTGTGTGGTTCTTGTCGCTCTCAGGGAGATTAAGCAAGGAGAAGAGCTTTTTTCTAATTACTACACCATTGTCAACTGA